One part of the Methylobacterium terrae genome encodes these proteins:
- a CDS encoding sulfatase-like hydrolase/transferase: MPDRPSLLLLVGGLVLPNALALVAGTVAGVPARTSTIALYAALALLAGRLPGWGLALLGLVVVALDLLLVVGRLFFLDLGALLRLIDVGVLVPLLTTPAYAACALAVAAATVAYLAFLVRAGPAMRRGSRPVFTAAAAALLAGDLLVNGSAAHDFGLLASAGQAFESGGTGSGFEAVPGRRQPPPRALLVMVESLGVLRDPVERAVLTAPFDDPALRRLYAVATGTSPFFGSTAAGEMRELCGTYRPYWRFFAEEDPVCLPDRFAARGYRTVAVHGFHAGFYDRDQWYPLAGFQRSLFGETLGPRFDRRCDGPFPGPCDTDLAQVVEAEMAADGPSFVYWLTLNSHVPVAAGRGTPRQDCGRPGSRFADPEVCAMVEVWQDVFAAVARIALAHPGTEILLVGDHAPPLWRRAARDAFEPGRVPWIRLSPLPVAAAALP; the protein is encoded by the coding sequence GTGCCGGACCGGCCGAGCCTGCTCCTCCTCGTCGGCGGCCTCGTGCTGCCGAACGCCCTCGCGCTCGTCGCCGGCACCGTCGCGGGCGTGCCGGCGCGCACGAGCACCATCGCGCTCTACGCCGCGCTCGCGCTGCTCGCCGGGCGGCTGCCGGGCTGGGGCCTCGCCCTCCTCGGTCTAGTGGTGGTGGCGCTCGACCTCCTGCTCGTCGTGGGCCGCCTGTTCTTCCTCGATCTCGGCGCATTGCTGCGCCTGATCGACGTCGGCGTGCTGGTGCCGCTCCTGACGACGCCCGCCTACGCCGCCTGCGCCCTCGCGGTCGCCGCCGCCACGGTCGCCTACCTGGCCTTCCTGGTGCGCGCGGGCCCGGCGATGCGCCGGGGCAGCCGCCCGGTCTTCACGGCCGCCGCCGCCGCGCTGTTGGCCGGCGACCTCCTGGTCAACGGCTCCGCCGCCCACGATTTCGGCCTCCTGGCCAGTGCCGGCCAGGCGTTCGAGTCGGGCGGCACCGGATCGGGGTTCGAAGCCGTGCCGGGCCGGCGGCAGCCGCCTCCCCGCGCCCTCCTGGTGATGGTCGAGAGCCTGGGCGTCCTGCGCGATCCGGTCGAGCGCGCGGTCCTGACCGCGCCGTTCGACGATCCGGCCCTGCGCCGCCTCTACGCGGTCGCGACCGGCACGAGCCCCTTCTTCGGCAGCACCGCCGCCGGCGAGATGCGCGAATTGTGCGGCACCTACCGCCCGTACTGGCGCTTCTTCGCCGAGGAGGATCCGGTCTGCCTGCCCGACCGCTTCGCCGCCCGCGGCTACCGGACCGTCGCGGTGCACGGCTTCCACGCCGGCTTCTACGACCGCGACCAGTGGTACCCCCTGGCCGGCTTCCAGCGCAGCCTGTTCGGCGAGACCCTGGGGCCCCGGTTCGACCGCCGCTGCGACGGGCCGTTCCCGGGGCCCTGCGACACCGACCTGGCGCAGGTGGTCGAGGCCGAGATGGCGGCGGACGGGCCCTCGTTCGTCTACTGGCTCACCCTGAACTCGCACGTCCCGGTCGCGGCGGGCCGCGGGACGCCGCGGCAGGATTGCGGACGCCCGGGCAGTCGCTTCGCCGACCCGGAGGTCTGCGCCATGGTGGAGGTGTGGCAGGACGTGTTCGCGGCGGTCGCGCGAATCGCGCTGGCCCATCCGGGAACCGAGATCCTGCTCGTCGGCGACCACGCCCCGCCGCTGTGGCGCCGCGCGGCCCGCGACGCGTTCGAGCCGGGCCGGGTGCCGTGGATCCGGCTCTCGCCGCTCCCGGTCGCCGCCGCCGCCCTGCCGTGA
- the atpD gene encoding F0F1 ATP synthase subunit beta: protein MANTATPVAGSNKTGHITQVIGAVVDVQFEGHLPEILNALETKNNGNRLVLEVAMQLGENTVRCIAMDTSEGLVRGQEVTDTGSPIRVPVGANTLGRIMNVIGEPIDEAGEIKSESLRAIHQPAPSYAEQSTEAQILVTGIKVVDLLAPYAKGGKIGLFGGAGVGKTVLIMELINNIAKAHSGYSVFAGVGERTREGNDLYHEMIESKVNMDPKEHGSAEGSKCALVYGQMNEPPGARARVALTGLTVAEHFRDEGQDVLFFVDNIFRFTQAGSEVSALLGRIPSAVGYQPTLATDMGALQERITTTTKGSITSVQAIYVPADDLTDPAPAASFAHLDATTVLSRSIAEKGIYPAVDPLDSTSRMLSPAILGEEHYNVARRVQQVLQRYKALQDIIAILGMDELSEEDKLSVARARKIERFLSQPFHVAEIFTGSPGKLVALEDTIKGFKGLVDGEYDNLPEAAFYMVGSIEEAKEKAQRLAAAA from the coding sequence ATGGCGAACACTGCCACCCCCGTCGCCGGCTCGAACAAGACCGGTCACATCACCCAGGTCATCGGCGCGGTCGTCGACGTGCAGTTCGAGGGCCACCTGCCCGAGATCCTGAACGCCCTCGAGACCAAGAACAACGGCAACCGCCTCGTCCTCGAGGTCGCCATGCAGCTCGGCGAGAACACCGTGCGCTGCATCGCCATGGACACCTCGGAGGGCCTGGTCCGCGGCCAGGAGGTCACCGACACCGGCTCGCCGATCCGCGTGCCCGTCGGCGCCAACACGCTCGGCCGCATCATGAACGTCATCGGCGAGCCGATCGACGAAGCCGGCGAGATCAAGTCCGAGTCGCTCCGCGCCATCCACCAGCCGGCCCCGTCCTACGCCGAGCAGTCGACCGAGGCGCAGATCCTCGTCACCGGCATCAAGGTGGTGGACCTGCTCGCTCCCTACGCCAAGGGCGGCAAGATCGGCCTGTTCGGCGGCGCCGGCGTCGGCAAGACCGTGCTGATCATGGAGCTCATCAACAACATCGCGAAGGCCCACTCGGGCTACTCGGTGTTCGCCGGCGTCGGCGAGCGGACCCGCGAGGGCAACGATCTCTACCACGAGATGATCGAGTCCAAGGTGAACATGGATCCCAAGGAGCACGGCTCCGCGGAAGGCTCCAAGTGCGCCCTGGTCTACGGCCAGATGAACGAGCCCCCGGGCGCCCGCGCCCGCGTCGCGCTCACCGGCCTCACCGTGGCGGAGCACTTCCGCGACGAGGGCCAGGACGTGCTGTTCTTCGTCGACAACATCTTCCGCTTCACGCAGGCCGGCTCGGAAGTGTCGGCGCTGCTCGGCCGCATCCCCTCGGCGGTGGGCTATCAGCCGACGCTCGCCACCGACATGGGCGCCCTGCAGGAGCGCATCACCACCACCACCAAGGGCTCGATCACCTCGGTGCAGGCGATCTACGTGCCGGCGGACGACCTGACCGACCCGGCGCCCGCCGCCTCGTTCGCCCACCTCGACGCCACGACCGTGCTGTCGCGCTCGATCGCCGAGAAGGGCATCTACCCGGCGGTGGACCCGCTCGACTCGACCTCGCGCATGCTGTCGCCGGCGATCCTCGGCGAGGAGCACTACAACGTCGCCCGCCGCGTCCAGCAGGTGCTGCAGCGCTACAAGGCGCTCCAGGACATCATCGCGATCCTGGGCATGGACGAGCTGTCCGAGGAGGACAAGCTGTCGGTGGCCCGCGCCCGCAAGATCGAGCGCTTCCTGAGCCAGCCGTTCCACGTCGCCGAGATCTTCACCGGCTCGCCGGGCAAGCTCGTGGCGCTCGAGGACACCATCAAGGGCTTCAAGGGCCTGGTGGACGGCGAGTACGACAACCTCCCGGAGGCCGCCTTCTACATGGTCGGCTCGATCGAGGAGGCCAAGGAGAAGGCCCAGCGCCTCGCCGCCGCGGCCTGA
- a CDS encoding nitroreductase family protein → MTTSANSRTADHPIDALFLERWSPRAFTGEAVPLPALMTMIEAARWAPSGYNSQPWRFLYALRDTPAWETLFGLLVPFNQGWVKSAGALVFIASNGMMNTKDGLKPSYSASFDAGTASALFQLQAVKSGWHAHGMTGFDHEGAPAALNLPPHHRIEAAFAVGRKADPATLPEETRARETPNGRHPLPDFTFEGGFPPREA, encoded by the coding sequence GTGACAACATCCGCCAATTCCCGCACCGCCGACCATCCGATCGACGCACTGTTCCTCGAGCGCTGGTCGCCCCGCGCCTTCACCGGCGAGGCGGTGCCGCTGCCCGCGCTGATGACGATGATCGAGGCGGCGCGCTGGGCGCCCTCGGGCTACAACTCGCAGCCCTGGCGCTTCCTCTACGCCCTTCGCGACACGCCGGCCTGGGAGACGCTGTTCGGGCTGCTCGTGCCGTTCAACCAGGGCTGGGTGAAGAGCGCCGGGGCGCTGGTGTTCATCGCCTCGAACGGGATGATGAACACCAAGGACGGCCTGAAACCCTCCTACAGCGCGTCCTTCGATGCCGGCACGGCCTCGGCCCTGTTCCAGCTCCAGGCGGTCAAGTCGGGCTGGCATGCCCACGGCATGACCGGCTTCGACCACGAGGGCGCGCCCGCCGCGCTGAACCTGCCGCCGCACCATCGGATCGAGGCCGCTTTCGCGGTCGGCCGCAAGGCGGATCCCGCGACCCTGCCGGAGGAGACCCGCGCCCGCGAGACCCCGAACGGCCGCCACCCCCTGCCCGATTTCACGTTCGAGGGCGGTTTCCCGCCGCGCGAGGCGTGA
- a CDS encoding AMP-binding protein — MIPTSYDAWRSGFQWRIPERYNIAVDVCDRWAAADPDRTAILDVSPGGRVETWSFAALREASNRFANALRAHGVQAGDRVAVLLPQSPAVVVAHLAIYKLGAVALPLAVVFGPEGLLHRLSDAGARAVVTHAGGVAKLAPLRDALPDLALVVSTDGAGDGALGYADLLAAASPDLVPVDTRADDPALMIYTSGTTGPPKGALHGHRVLLGHLPGFSMMHEFMPKAGDRMWTPADWAWAGGLLNALLPSLHHGVAVVARKAEKFEPEEAFRLMADLSVANAFVPPTALRMLRTVEDPRRRFDLRRLRTLASAGEMLGPETFHWATGALGLTINEAYGQTECNLVLASCAALGVARAGSTGRPVPGHRVAVIRPDGSPAAPDETGQIAVARPDPVMFLRYWNDPEATTRKFLGDWMTTGDQGRVDADGYVHFVGRDDDVITSAGYRIGPGEIEDCLLRHPAVALAAAVGKPDPVRTEIVKAFVVLRPGHSPSETLAAEIQAFVRTRLSAHEYPREIAFRSSLPLTTTGKIIRRVLRDEA; from the coding sequence GTGATCCCGACCTCCTACGACGCTTGGCGCTCCGGATTCCAATGGCGGATCCCGGAGCGCTACAACATCGCGGTCGACGTCTGCGACCGCTGGGCCGCGGCCGACCCGGACCGCACCGCGATCCTCGACGTGAGCCCGGGCGGCCGGGTGGAGACCTGGAGCTTCGCCGCCTTGCGCGAGGCGTCGAACCGCTTTGCCAACGCCCTGCGGGCCCACGGTGTGCAGGCCGGCGACCGGGTGGCGGTGCTCCTGCCGCAATCCCCCGCCGTGGTGGTGGCCCACCTCGCGATCTACAAGCTCGGGGCCGTGGCGCTGCCGCTCGCGGTGGTGTTCGGGCCCGAGGGCCTGCTCCACCGCCTCTCCGATGCCGGCGCGAGGGCCGTCGTGACCCATGCCGGCGGCGTCGCCAAGCTCGCCCCCTTGCGCGACGCGCTGCCGGACCTCGCCCTCGTGGTCTCGACCGACGGGGCGGGCGACGGGGCGCTCGGCTACGCCGATCTCCTGGCCGCGGCCTCGCCCGACCTCGTCCCGGTCGACACGCGGGCCGACGACCCGGCCCTGATGATCTACACCTCCGGCACCACAGGCCCGCCGAAGGGGGCGCTGCACGGCCACCGGGTGCTGCTCGGCCACCTGCCGGGCTTTTCCATGATGCACGAGTTCATGCCGAAGGCCGGCGACCGGATGTGGACCCCGGCCGACTGGGCCTGGGCCGGCGGCCTCCTCAACGCGCTCCTGCCGAGCCTGCATCACGGCGTCGCCGTGGTGGCGCGCAAGGCGGAGAAATTCGAGCCCGAGGAGGCGTTCCGGCTGATGGCCGACCTCTCCGTCGCCAACGCCTTCGTGCCGCCGACCGCGCTCAGGATGCTGCGCACCGTCGAGGACCCGCGCCGGCGCTTCGACCTGCGGCGCTTGCGCACCCTGGCCTCGGCCGGGGAGATGCTGGGGCCGGAGACGTTCCACTGGGCGACGGGAGCGCTCGGGCTCACCATCAACGAGGCCTACGGCCAGACCGAGTGCAATCTGGTTCTGGCCTCCTGCGCTGCCTTGGGCGTGGCGCGGGCGGGGTCCACCGGCCGGCCGGTGCCCGGCCACCGGGTCGCGGTGATCCGCCCGGACGGCAGCCCGGCGGCCCCCGACGAGACCGGCCAGATCGCCGTCGCCCGGCCCGACCCGGTGATGTTCCTGCGCTACTGGAACGACCCCGAGGCGACGACGAGGAAGTTCCTCGGCGACTGGATGACCACCGGCGACCAGGGCCGGGTCGATGCCGACGGCTACGTCCACTTCGTCGGGCGCGACGACGACGTCATCACCTCCGCGGGTTACCGGATCGGCCCCGGCGAGATCGAGGATTGCCTCTTGCGCCATCCGGCGGTGGCCCTGGCCGCCGCGGTGGGCAAGCCCGATCCCGTCCGCACCGAGATCGTCAAGGCCTTCGTGGTCCTGCGCCCGGGGCACAGCCCCTCCGAGACCCTCGCCGCCGAGATCCAGGCCTTCGTGCGCACCCGCCTCTCGGCCCACGAATACCCACGCGAGATCGCGTTCCGGTCGAGCCTGCCGCTCACCACCACCGGCAAGATCATCCGCCGGGTTCTGCGCGACGAGGCGTGA
- the atpA gene encoding F0F1 ATP synthase subunit alpha — protein sequence MDIRAAEISAILKEQIKNFGQEAEVTEVGQVLSVGDGIARVYGLDNVQAGEMVEFESGVRGMALNLEQDNVGVVIFGSDREIKEGQTVKRTGAIVDVPVGKGLLGRVVDALGNPIDGKGPIVSDERRRVDVKAPGIIPRKSVHEPMATGLKAIDALIPIGRGQRELIIGDRQTGKTAVALDTILNQKPAHAGTDEKAKLYCVYVAVGQKRSTVAQFVKVLEDNGAMEYSIVIAATASDAAPMQFLAPFAGCAMGEYFRDNGMHAVIVYDDLSKQAVAYRQMSLLLRRPPGREAYPGDVFYLHSRLLERAAKMGDAAGNGSLTALPVIETQANDVSAYIPTNVISITDGQIFLETDLFYQGVRPAVNVGLSVSRVGSAAQTKAMKSVAGKIKGELAQYREMAAFAQFGSDLDASTQKLLNRGARLTELLKQPQFSPLKMEEQVAVIYAGVNGYLDTIPVNRVRAFEDGLLSTLRTRHADLLDTIRSSKELSADSGAKLKGVVESFAKSFQ from the coding sequence ATGGACATCCGTGCCGCCGAGATCTCCGCCATCCTCAAGGAGCAGATCAAGAACTTCGGCCAGGAGGCCGAGGTCACCGAGGTCGGTCAGGTGCTGTCGGTCGGCGACGGCATCGCCCGCGTCTACGGCCTCGACAACGTCCAGGCCGGCGAGATGGTCGAGTTCGAGTCGGGCGTGCGCGGCATGGCCCTGAACCTCGAGCAGGACAACGTCGGCGTCGTGATCTTCGGCTCCGACCGCGAGATCAAGGAAGGCCAGACCGTCAAGCGCACCGGCGCCATCGTGGACGTGCCGGTCGGCAAGGGCCTGCTCGGCCGCGTCGTCGACGCGCTCGGCAACCCGATCGACGGCAAGGGCCCGATCGTGTCCGACGAGCGCCGCCGGGTCGACGTGAAGGCCCCGGGCATCATCCCGCGCAAGTCGGTGCACGAGCCGATGGCGACCGGCCTCAAGGCGATCGACGCCCTGATCCCGATCGGCCGCGGCCAGCGCGAGCTGATCATCGGCGACCGCCAGACCGGCAAGACCGCCGTCGCGCTCGACACCATCCTGAACCAGAAGCCGGCCCATGCCGGCACCGACGAGAAGGCCAAGCTGTACTGCGTCTACGTCGCGGTCGGCCAGAAGCGCTCCACCGTCGCCCAGTTCGTGAAGGTGCTCGAGGATAACGGCGCGATGGAATACTCCATCGTCATCGCCGCCACCGCCTCGGACGCCGCCCCGATGCAGTTCCTGGCGCCCTTCGCCGGCTGCGCCATGGGCGAGTACTTCCGCGACAACGGCATGCACGCCGTGATCGTGTACGACGACCTGTCGAAGCAGGCCGTGGCCTACCGCCAGATGTCGCTGCTGCTGCGCCGCCCGCCGGGCCGCGAGGCCTATCCGGGCGACGTGTTCTACCTGCACTCCCGCCTGCTCGAGCGCGCCGCCAAGATGGGCGACGCCGCCGGCAACGGCTCGCTGACCGCGCTCCCGGTCATCGAGACCCAGGCCAACGACGTCTCGGCCTACATCCCGACCAACGTGATCTCGATCACCGACGGCCAGATCTTCCTCGAGACCGACCTGTTCTACCAGGGCGTGCGCCCGGCGGTGAACGTCGGCCTCTCGGTGTCGCGCGTCGGCTCCGCCGCCCAGACCAAGGCGATGAAGTCGGTCGCCGGCAAGATCAAGGGCGAGCTGGCGCAGTACCGCGAGATGGCGGCCTTCGCGCAGTTCGGCTCCGACCTCGACGCCTCGACCCAGAAGCTGCTCAACCGCGGCGCCCGCCTGACCGAGCTCCTGAAGCAGCCGCAATTCTCGCCGCTGAAGATGGAAGAGCAGGTCGCGGTGATCTACGCCGGCGTGAACGGCTACCTCGACACGATCCCGGTCAACCGGGTCCGCGCCTTCGAGGACGGCCTGCTCTCGACCCTGCGCACCCGCCACGCCGACCTGCTCGACACGATCCGCTCCTCGAAGGAGCTGTCGGCCGACAGCGGCGCCAAGCTGAAGGGCGTGGTCGAGTCCTTCGCCAAGTCCTTCCAGTAA
- a CDS encoding glutathione peroxidase — protein sequence MSTVHDFVPAAPDGAPHPLAQYRGKVLLVVNTASACGFTPHYAGLEALWRRHRDAGLVVLGFPCNQFGAQEPGDAAEIARFCTLKYDVTFPLLAKVEVNGAKAEPLFSHLKQEKPGLLGTRAIKWNFTKFLVGRDGRVIARFAPRVTPEGLEKAVVTALTETA from the coding sequence ATGAGCACGGTCCACGATTTCGTCCCCGCCGCGCCGGACGGCGCGCCCCACCCGCTGGCGCAGTATCGCGGAAAAGTGCTGCTCGTCGTCAACACCGCCTCGGCCTGCGGCTTCACCCCGCACTATGCCGGGCTTGAGGCGCTGTGGCGCCGTCACCGCGACGCCGGCCTCGTGGTGCTGGGATTCCCCTGCAACCAGTTCGGCGCCCAGGAGCCCGGCGACGCCGCCGAGATCGCCCGGTTCTGCACGCTGAAATACGACGTCACCTTCCCGCTGCTGGCCAAGGTCGAGGTGAACGGAGCCAAGGCCGAGCCGCTGTTCTCCCATCTGAAGCAGGAAAAGCCGGGACTGCTCGGCACCCGGGCGATCAAGTGGAACTTCACCAAGTTCCTGGTCGGCCGCGACGGCCGGGTGATCGCGCGCTTCGCGCCGCGAGTGACGCCGGAGGGGCTGGAGAAAGCGGTGGTGACGGCGCTGACGGAGACGGCGTGA
- a CDS encoding DsbA family protein has translation MSLSRRTLLAASLAALPALASAAQAQADGQWRAVTGDNGQPIPNTRLPGELASEIGRLRGVTWLGPREASVTLYEFFDYNCPWCRAAARDLDDLVKANPDLRIGLVNNPILSVQSAQAAKVALAVQRAGGSAATARFYAALLGPGTSGRIDGPRALEAAARLGHDRAGIEQAADSDEVREALTAQMRLAANLGLHATPSYVVGTSALLGYPGPKSLARVLSSVAECDEIACAS, from the coding sequence ATGTCGCTCTCCCGCCGCACCCTTCTCGCCGCCTCCCTGGCGGCACTCCCCGCCCTCGCCAGCGCGGCCCAGGCGCAAGCGGACGGCCAGTGGCGCGCGGTGACCGGCGACAACGGCCAGCCGATCCCCAACACCCGCCTGCCGGGCGAGCTCGCCTCCGAGATCGGGCGCCTGCGCGGCGTGACCTGGCTCGGGCCGCGGGAGGCCTCGGTCACGCTCTACGAATTCTTCGACTACAATTGCCCGTGGTGCCGGGCGGCGGCGCGCGACCTCGACGACCTGGTCAAGGCCAATCCGGACCTGCGCATCGGCCTCGTCAACAACCCGATCCTGTCGGTGCAATCGGCCCAGGCCGCCAAGGTGGCGCTCGCCGTGCAGCGCGCCGGCGGCTCGGCGGCGACCGCCAGGTTCTACGCCGCGCTTCTCGGACCCGGCACGTCGGGGCGGATCGACGGGCCCCGGGCGCTGGAGGCCGCGGCGCGGCTCGGCCACGACCGGGCGGGGATCGAGCAGGCGGCGGATTCCGACGAGGTGCGCGAGGCCCTGACGGCGCAGATGCGGCTCGCCGCCAATCTCGGCCTGCACGCCACGCCCTCCTACGTCGTCGGCACCTCGGCGCTGCTGGGCTATCCGGGGCCCAAGAGCCTCGCCCGGGTGCTCTCCAGCGTCGCCGAGTGCGACGAGATCGCCTGCGCCAGCTGA
- a CDS encoding F0F1 ATP synthase subunit delta: MAQNASESGSPLAGVAGRYASALFELARDERAVDAVAEGLDRFDALLTESADLRRLVRSPAFSAEDQVKAIEAVLAKSGIGGLAANFIRLSAANRRLFALPDMIRAYRELVRESKGIVRAEVRLAEKPSDAVLQDIKASLKDVAKAEVDLDLRIDPSLIGGIVVKLGSRMVDASLRTKLNSIRLAMQGAR; encoded by the coding sequence GTGGCTCAGAACGCATCGGAATCGGGTTCTCCCCTGGCGGGCGTCGCCGGGCGGTACGCCTCGGCGTTGTTCGAGCTCGCCCGCGACGAGCGGGCCGTCGACGCGGTGGCCGAGGGGCTCGACCGGTTCGACGCCCTGCTGACCGAGAGCGCCGACCTGCGGCGCCTCGTGCGCAGCCCGGCCTTCTCGGCCGAGGACCAGGTCAAGGCGATCGAGGCGGTGCTCGCCAAGTCCGGCATCGGGGGGCTCGCCGCCAACTTCATCCGGCTGTCGGCCGCCAACCGCCGCCTCTTCGCCCTGCCGGACATGATCCGCGCCTACCGCGAGCTGGTGCGCGAATCGAAGGGCATCGTGCGCGCCGAGGTGCGGCTCGCCGAGAAGCCCTCCGACGCGGTGCTCCAGGACATCAAGGCGTCCCTGAAGGACGTCGCGAAGGCGGAGGTCGACCTCGACCTGCGCATCGACCCGAGCCTGATCGGCGGCATCGTCGTCAAGCTCGGCTCGCGCATGGTCGACGCCTCCTTGCGCACCAAGCTCAACAGCATCCGCCTGGCGATGCAGGGCGCCCGCTAA
- a CDS encoding F0F1 ATP synthase subunit gamma gives MASLKDLRNRITSVKATQKITKAMQMVAAAKLRRAQTAAESARPYAERMAQVLGNLAANLTPGAETPRLLSGTGQDRTHLLLVCTAERGLCGAFNSSISRLARDHARRLMAQGKTVKIICVGKKGYDVLRREFRDQIVELIELRGVRQLGFENAEGIARNLLGRYDAGEFDVATLFYSRFRSVIAQIPTAQQIIPAEIAPSETAAAGTSADAVYEYEPGEGEILAALLPKNLTVQILRALLENAASEQGARMGAMDSATRNAGEMIKKQTLIYNRTRQAMITKELIEIISGAEAL, from the coding sequence ATGGCGAGTCTGAAGGACCTGCGCAATCGCATCACCTCGGTGAAGGCGACCCAGAAGATCACCAAGGCGATGCAGATGGTCGCCGCCGCCAAGCTGCGCCGGGCGCAGACGGCGGCGGAGAGCGCCCGGCCCTACGCCGAGCGCATGGCGCAGGTGCTCGGCAACCTCGCCGCCAACCTGACCCCCGGGGCGGAGACGCCCCGGCTGCTCTCCGGCACCGGCCAGGACCGCACCCACCTGCTCCTCGTCTGCACGGCGGAGCGGGGATTGTGCGGCGCGTTCAACTCCTCGATCTCGCGGCTTGCCCGTGATCATGCCCGGCGCCTCATGGCGCAGGGCAAGACGGTCAAGATCATCTGCGTCGGCAAGAAGGGCTACGACGTCCTGCGTCGCGAGTTCCGCGACCAGATCGTCGAGTTGATCGAGCTGCGCGGCGTGCGCCAGCTCGGCTTCGAGAACGCGGAAGGGATCGCCCGCAACCTGCTCGGCCGCTACGACGCGGGCGAGTTCGACGTCGCGACCCTGTTCTACTCGCGCTTCCGCTCGGTGATCGCCCAGATCCCGACGGCGCAGCAGATCATCCCGGCGGAGATCGCCCCGTCCGAGACCGCCGCCGCCGGCACCTCGGCCGATGCGGTCTACGAGTACGAGCCGGGCGAGGGCGAGATCCTCGCCGCCCTTCTCCCGAAGAACCTCACCGTTCAGATCCTCCGGGCGCTCCTGGAGAACGCGGCCTCCGAGCAGGGCGCGCGCATGGGCGCCATGGACAGCGCCACGCGCAACGCCGGCGAGATGATCAAGAAGCAGACCTTGATCTACAACCGGACGCGCCAGGCGATGATCACCAAGGAGCTGATCGAGATCATCTCGGGCGCCGAGGCGCTCTGA
- the atpC gene encoding ATP synthase F1 subunit epsilon — MATFQFDLVGPERILYSGAVDAVQLPGSEGEMTVLPGHAPVLTTLKTGMLVITESPQHGKRVLVRGGFAEINATSLTVIAERATPLEELTPAIIDADIAAAELLYDATDDYDRKLELEGQIAQLREAKVALSF; from the coding sequence ATGGCCACCTTCCAGTTCGACCTCGTCGGCCCCGAGCGGATCCTGTATTCGGGCGCGGTCGATGCCGTGCAGCTTCCGGGCTCCGAGGGCGAGATGACGGTGCTGCCCGGGCACGCGCCCGTGCTCACCACCCTCAAGACCGGCATGCTGGTCATCACCGAGAGCCCGCAGCACGGCAAGCGTGTGCTGGTGCGCGGCGGCTTCGCCGAGATCAACGCCACCTCGCTGACCGTGATCGCCGAGCGCGCGACCCCGCTCGAGGAGCTGACCCCGGCGATCATCGACGCCGACATCGCGGCGGCGGAACTCCTCTACGACGCCACCGACGATTACGACCGCAAGCTCGAGCTCGAAGGCCAGATCGCGCAGCTGCGCGAGGCCAAGGTGGCGCTGAGCTTCTGA